The Acidimicrobiales bacterium genome includes the window GGCTGTCGTCGATCACCACTCGCTGGCGTCGCGCCGGAATGCCCGCCGAGGAGGTCACCGACGCCGAGGCCGACCTGCTGACCGAAACCCTCGACACGCTCCGCCGGCTCCCCACGCTGCGAGCCGACCTCGTGGTGCGTACGGCATGGCACCGCACACACGGGCGGCGCCGAACCGATCGCTCCCGCGCCGCTAGGACCGGAGCACTCCACGAATACGCAACGGCGACAACGCAGCTCGCTACAAACCCCCTCGCGACGATCGTCAGCTGCCTCGCCGTCGCACTCTCGACGGCGACCCTCAGGCGCGACGAGGCCGCCGCCATCTGGGCCGACGTGTGTGGGTGGTCTCCCAACGAGGCGGCTCGGGAGGCCGGCTGCTCGGCTCAGACGTGGAGGGCCCGGCGTCTGCGTGCCTTTGGCGCGGCAAGGCACTCGCCCGCCTTCGATGCGATGAAGGTGATCTGAGATGTTGTCGGTCGGGATCGTCGCCTCCGGTGGGGTGGGCTACTACATGCAGACCGTCGGTTCCGGTGTCGACGACTACTACGCACGTGCCGAACCGGGGCGCTGGATCGGTGCCGGTGCCGCCGATCTGGGCCTCGCCGGCGAAGTCCGACCCGGGCAGGTGGACGCCCTCGCCGGTGGTCGACATCCGATCACCGAAGACCCGCTCGGGGTCACGGTCGGCAAGGTCGCCGCGTTCGATCTGACGTTCTCCGCCCCCAAGAGCGTGTCGCTGATGGCAGAGCTCGCCGAGCCGGGCACCCGCCACGAGTTCGCGCAGGCTCACCTTGCCGCGGTCCAGGCGACTTTGCGTTTCATCGAAGACGAAGGCGTCCTCGCCGGCAGACGCGGCCACGGCGGCACCCGCCAGATCGCCACCCAGGGAGCGGTCGCGGCGGCGTTCGAGCACCGTACGAGCCGAGCCGGGGATCCGCAGCTCCACACGCATCTCCTCGTGTTCAACCGGGCGAAGGGCGCCGACGGGCTATGGCGCGGGATCTACGGCCGGCGCCTGTTCGCCTGGGCGAAGACAGCCGGCTACGTCTACCAGGCAGCACTACGCGCCGAATTGACGGAACGACTTGGTGTCGCATGGCAAACGCCCGTCAACGGCATGGCAGAGATCCGCGGCGTCCCCGAGAGGGCGCTCGAGGCGTTCTCCACACGGCGAGCCGAGATCGAAGCCGCCCTCGCAGAGCGCGGCCAGGCCACGGCACGCTCGGCACAGATCGCGACCCTCGCCACCCGAGGCGCCAAGCCGGAAGGACTGGACCCCAGCGTCCAGCGCGTCGCCTGGTGGGAACGCGCGACCGAAGCAGGCCTGCGACCACAGCACCTCGAATGTGCCATCGACCAGGCACCTCGACAGCTCCACCCCGCTCAACCGGACGACCTTGCCAGGAGGCTCACCGCCCCTGACGGGCTCACGGCCCACCGCTCGCACTTCGACCGCCGAGAGGTGATCCAGGCTGTTGCCCAGGACTCGATCACCGGGCTGAGACCGTCAGACGTCGCCACCGCTACTAACGCGGTCCTTACCACCGAGCAGATCATCAACCTCGGCACGGAGCACCGCTTCGCCGGTCCGATCTACAGCACCGTCGAGGTCGTCGAACTCGAGGCGAGGCTCCTCGACGCGGCGGAACGCGCCCAAGCAAACAGCCGGGCCATCTGCGAGCCCGCGAAGGTCGAGCGCGCCATCACCGCTCGGCCCACGCTCTCCGCTGAACAGCAGCGCATGGTCCGCCACCTTTGCTCCGCCGGCGACGGCGTCCTCGTCGTGGTCGGACGGGCCGGGACGGGCAAGACGTTCGCTCTCGACGCGTGCCGCCAGGCGTGGACCGCCTCCGGTATCACCGTCGTCGGCGCCGCTCTCGCCGCGAGAACCGCGGCCGGACTGCAAGCAGGCACCGGCATCCCATCCACGACTGTGGACCAGCTGCTCTCCGACCTTGGACGCCCCGGTTCCCAAGCGGCGCTGCCGCGCGACGGCGTACTTGTGGTTGATGAGGCCGGCATGGTGGGCACACGCAAGCTCGCTGCGCTCGCCGTCGCCGCGGAGCGCTATCACTGCACGCTGGTTCTCGTCGGCGACCCGAGGCAGCTACCGGAAATAGAAGCCGGCGGCGCGTTCGCCGCTCTGGCAGTACGCAGCGGCGTGGAGCTAACCGAGAACCGCCGGCAGGTGAACACCTGGGAACGCGAGGCCCTCGCCCAGCTTCGCCACGGCGATGTCGGCAAAGCCGTCTCGGTCTACCGCGAGCACGGACGTATCACACTGGCCGCCACCGCCGAAGAAGCACGGACGCGGCTCGTCGACGACTGGTGGGCGACCCGCAACCCCGGTCAGCGCGACCGCACCGCGATGATCGCCCTGCACCAGGTCGACGTCGACGAGCTCAACGCGCGTGCCCGTTCGAAACTCGAAGCTGTCGGGCAGCTCCGCGGCCCAGAGCTCGAGGCGGCGAACACCAAACGCTTCGCGGCAGGCGACGAGATCCTGACCCTCCGCAACGACCGGCGCCTCGGTGTCACCAACGGCACCCGTGCCCAGGTGACCGGTGTCGACGTCGGGAACCGGAGCATCACGGCCAGAACCACGGACGGGCGCGAGGTCACCATCACCGGCGAGTACATCGACGCCGGCCATCTGACCCACGGTTACGCGCTCACCGCCCACAAGGCGCAAGGCGTGACTGTCGGGCGGGCCTTCGTGCTCGGCTCGGACCGCCTCTACCGCGAGGCCGGCTACACCAGCCTCTCGCGCGCCACCGATCAGACCGACCTGTACCACGTCGCGCCACCACAGGTCGGATGGCACCCCAGGGTCGACCCTCACGCCCAACTGACCGCGAGCCTGTCGCGCTCCGCCGCGCAGACGCTCGCCATAGACCAAATCGGCCAGCTCCCCCCAGACCGGGAAACCCTCACCGCGATCCGCGACGCAGCGCTCGCCGACCCAGGGCAGCACCTCGTCGACCGACTCGGCCCGCCGCCGCCCGCAGGAAGAGAACGGGAGATGTGGGCCGCGGCGGCCACCGCCATCGACGCCTACCGCGACCGCTACGGGATCACCGGTCCGGACTGCCTCGGCCCCCGACCCGAAACCAACCGACTCGACGGGGCCACCCAGTTCGGCCGCGAGACCCAACTCGAGCAGACCCGCGCCTACGAGCACGCCGAAGCGCTCGTACGCCAGACCGAGCGGCACCTCGAGCAAACGCTCGAAACAGACCTCGGCCTCAGCCGTTGACCGAA containing:
- the mobF gene encoding MobF family relaxase, which codes for MLSVGIVASGGVGYYMQTVGSGVDDYYARAEPGRWIGAGAADLGLAGEVRPGQVDALAGGRHPITEDPLGVTVGKVAAFDLTFSAPKSVSLMAELAEPGTRHEFAQAHLAAVQATLRFIEDEGVLAGRRGHGGTRQIATQGAVAAAFEHRTSRAGDPQLHTHLLVFNRAKGADGLWRGIYGRRLFAWAKTAGYVYQAALRAELTERLGVAWQTPVNGMAEIRGVPERALEAFSTRRAEIEAALAERGQATARSAQIATLATRGAKPEGLDPSVQRVAWWERATEAGLRPQHLECAIDQAPRQLHPAQPDDLARRLTAPDGLTAHRSHFDRREVIQAVAQDSITGLRPSDVATATNAVLTTEQIINLGTEHRFAGPIYSTVEVVELEARLLDAAERAQANSRAICEPAKVERAITARPTLSAEQQRMVRHLCSAGDGVLVVVGRAGTGKTFALDACRQAWTASGITVVGAALAARTAAGLQAGTGIPSTTVDQLLSDLGRPGSQAALPRDGVLVVDEAGMVGTRKLAALAVAAERYHCTLVLVGDPRQLPEIEAGGAFAALAVRSGVELTENRRQVNTWEREALAQLRHGDVGKAVSVYREHGRITLAATAEEARTRLVDDWWATRNPGQRDRTAMIALHQVDVDELNARARSKLEAVGQLRGPELEAANTKRFAAGDEILTLRNDRRLGVTNGTRAQVTGVDVGNRSITARTTDGREVTITGEYIDAGHLTHGYALTAHKAQGVTVGRAFVLGSDRLYREAGYTSLSRATDQTDLYHVAPPQVGWHPRVDPHAQLTASLSRSAAQTLAIDQIGQLPPDRETLTAIRDAALADPGQHLVDRLGPPPPAGREREMWAAAATAIDAYRDRYGITGPDCLGPRPETNRLDGATQFGRETQLEQTRAYEHAEALVRQTERHLEQTLETDLGLSR